The Proteus sp. ZN5 genome includes the window CGGATTTATTGAATCTAGAAGCAGCGTCATGCCATTTATTGAAGCTATAAAAAATGAACTCAATATTGATTTAAAAAATTATAATAATGAAGATATAGACGCATTTATTAATAATTATTATAAGTTATCAACATTAAATAATGAAAAAATAAATTATGAAGAAAAAACTATTGCGTTTAGAGCGGTTCTTATGGAATGTATTGATGCTAATAAAAATCCGCTTAATAAACAAGGTTTTTCTCTTGATATCTTCAATGAAAAGGAGTCATTTAATGATAAATATGAGTATTTAAAAGAAAGTAGTGAAAAATATTTTGGTAACATTAATACTAAGAAGTTAATCGATAATATCTATGATTCTGTAAATCAGAATACGTACAAAAAACTTAGAGAACAGGTAGAAAAAGATATTCCAAGATATGATTTAAAATTCAACGATGAAAATATATCTGACATTACTTCATTAGAGGGGAAATTAAAGCCATTAAATAATAAAGATACTATGGTTATTTTTGAGTTGCTTAATCAAGGTATTTTTCCAATGATAAAAGATTCTTTTGAAGAATATGATCCTATTGCTTCAATGTATTCATATTTTACAGGAGAGACATCTGTTAATATAAAAAATGAAGGTAACTTATACACTATAATTGTTAACAATAAAAAGAAAATAGCAGAGTCTGATATTGAAAAAATGAGCCAGTTATCAGGTACTATTTTAAACGACTTTGATTACCACTCTATGAATTTATATATGAAAAATTTTGTTGATGCTCCTGTATCAAAGGAAAAATTAGATATTGCATTAGCTCAGTATCAACATGAAATAGAGAAAAGAGTGATAGACAGCATTGGCGATAAATTTAATTATAAACAAAATAGATTTGCTTTGCTGGAAGAAAATATAAATATCAAATTTGAATTTAATCCTGAACTAATGAAAAAACTATCCATTTCAACTAATGAAAGCAAAGCTGAATACAGTTTATTAAAACCTTGATTGGGATAAAGAGGGCTTCTTGCTATTATGGTTATAAATTAATAATAAGTAAGAGGCTCTTTTATGTCACAATCTCATCACCTTGAAATCCAAGCAGTTATTACCAAACTAAAAGAACAATATCAAAATGCCGTTGATGCATTACGTAATGCAATTGTTGATTACGCACAAGATGGGAAATTACCCGATGTAAAACAAAGAGCTGAAGGATTATTTGCTTATCCTCAATTAACGGTATATTGGTCTGGTGAAACAAAAACAGAAGATAAAACGAGAGCTTATGGGCGTTTATCTCGCTCAGGAACTTATTCTACCACTATTACTAATCCCGCTTTATTTGAAAATTATTTATCAGAACAATTGCAACTTATCGCTGATGCCTACTATACAACTTTTGAAGTCAGCGCCTCAAAACAAGAAATTCCTTATCCTTTTGTCATTGATGGAACAGGCATTGGCTTTGATAGAAAAATGAGTGCTTCTTTAGCTAAATATTTCCCGACAACTGACTTATCTAAAATTGGTGACGAAATTACTGATGGATTAATTTGTGATAGGGATGTTTTACCACTTTCTCATTTTGATGCTTTGCGTACAGATTTCTCATTGGCACGTTTAAAACATTACACAGGTACATTGCCTGAAGATGTTCAACCTTATATTTTATTCACTAATTATAATCGCTATGTTGATGAATTCGTTCGTTGGGCCTGTGAACAAGTTGCAGATAAAAACAGTCCATATTGCGCACTTTCTTGTGCTGGCTTTCAACAAATTACGGCTGAAACGGTTGATCCTGAAAAGTTAATATCCGACTTAACTTGGAAAAAATATCAAATGCCAGCTTATCATCTAATTGCAAAAGAAGGACCCGGAATAACATTAGTTAATATTGGTGTTGGGCCTTCAAATGCAAAAACAATTTGCGATCATTTAGCTGTTTTACGCCCCCATGTTTGGTTAATGATTGGCCATTGTGGTGGTTTACGTGAAAGCCAACAACTTGGCGATTATGTATTAGCGCATGCATATTTACGAGATGATCATATTTTAGATGATGTATTACCACCAGATATTCCAATTCCTAATATTGCTGAAGTGCAGCGTGCACTTTACGATGCAACAAAAATAATTAGTGGAAAACCGGGACATGAAATAAAACAAAGATTGAGAACAGGAACTGTTGTGACAACGGACGATCGTAACTGGGAATTACGTTTTTCTGTTTCAGCTAGACGATTTAATTTAAGTCGCGCCGTCGCTGTTGATATGGAAAGTGCAACAATCGCAGCACAAGGCTATCGTTTTCGAGTTCCTTACGGCACATTATTATGTGTATCAGATAAACCTTTGCATGGTGAAATTAAGTTACCCGGTCAAGCTAACCATTTTTATGAAGGTGCAGTATCAGAGCATTTACAAATTGGTATTGAATCTATTGAATTACTTAAACAAGAGGAAGGGAGTTTACACTCTCGTAAATTGAGAACCTTCAATGAACCTCCTTTCAGATAAATTGTGCTAATAAGAAATCCCCAATTTTAAACAGTTAGTAAGTTGAAATTAGTTTATAGCTGGGGATTTTTATTTAACATAAAGAAAAATAGAGAATTATTGCACCCAAAACGGATCGTTGTTTTTATCTTGATGCCACTGATATTCAATTTGCCATGCTAGTTTTTTAGCAACTTCATGACTATATCTATCGGCAATAAATCCTAAAGCCATATCTGTACCAGCAGAAACACCCGAAGAGGTGTAGTATTTACCATCGATGCACCAGCGAGCTTCTTTTTTCCATAATACTTTTTCAGATTGTGAAATAACCCAATCCCATGCTCTTTTATTAGATGTCGCTGTTTTATTATCTAATAATCCTGTTCTAGCTAATAGGGCAGATCCAGTACATACTGTTAAACACCATTGTGATTTTTCAGCTAATGATTTTATTGTGTTTATCATAAGATCATTATTAACTAGGTTTCGAGTTCCCTGACCACCAGGAATAAGAATAACATCAGAATATGAGATAGGTTGCGTTGAAATTTCAATACCTTGATTACTTTTAATTAAACCACCGTTTAATGAAATACATTGCATTTCAATTTCATCAATACGTCCAAATATTTCGATAGGGCCAAATGCATCTAACGTTTCAAAATCATCAAAAAGTAAGATATTTATTTTCATTATTTTTCCTTGCTGTGTTTGTAAGATATTCATCTTAACAAGTTACCTGAAAATAAAACTTAAAAACGTAAATGTCTCGCTGCTTTTCTTAGTCGATCATCTCCACGTCTATCATAACGTTGGGTTGTCATAATACTGGCATGTCCCATTGCGTCTTTTACAGTGACAATATCTTCACCATTATCAAGCATTGCAGAGGCAAAAGTTCTTCGTAGATCGTGAGGTGCAAACTTATCAATACCACTTTCTTGTTGTCGAGTTTCTAAAATATAGTAAATGGCTTGATCGGTGATCCGTTCATCGGTGACATCATCAAATCGGCGAATGCGAGTGAAAAGAGGGCCATCTTGTGTACCTCTTATTTCATCAATCCATAATTGAACGCGATCCCAAGTATCATCAGGCATATAAGACATGCGTTCTTTATTACCTTTACCTCTAACAAGAAAAGCTTGATCACGAAATTGAATGTGCTCGTAATTGATAGCTACTATTTCTGAACGACGTAACCCGCAACCTAATAACACACTTAATATTGCGGCATCTCTTAAACCTTTTGATGAATTGTCTTTTTCACAACTTCTGAATAAAGCACGAATTTCACTGCTAGTGAGTGCCCGGCCTTTAGGTAATCGACTTCCTCTTACCGATTTAACTTGGCGGATATGCTGATAACTTTCAGTATCCATTTGTTTCATTGCCCAAGCTTCTAAAGCGACACCTTTTAATGCCGCAAGATAAGTATTGATAGTGGCGGGGGCTTTATTGGCATCAGATAACATATCAATAATAGCTTGAATATGATGCCGACGAAGTGCTCCCCACTGGCAATTTTTGAGAGAAGAAAAACCAATCATCTTAGCAACAATAGTTAAAAACGATCCCATTGTTTGACGACTACGTTTTGAACCCAAACTCATTAAATATGCCATTGCAGGATTAGTATAAGCGGGTGAGGTGAATGTTGCATTCAGATCCAATAATGCTTGTTTTTCAGACAAAACTAGCGATGTTTCAGGTGTTAATTCCTGATCGTCGTGGTGAAATTCCACTGTGATTTCCTTATTAAATCAACATAACCATGATGAATATTCTAACAGATCCAAAAAAGAAAAAAGCTACTTTTTCAAAGGATCATTTTAATAAGTAGAAACGATCTTGTTTGTTTTGCCATCAGGTTGATTGTTTGGTGAGCACATTTGGGATGAATAACCATCAGATTGAGTTAAGGAAAAAATAGCTGTAAATAACGTTAAGAAAAAAAGTAAGGAATAATAAGAGGAAAAGGGAGGTTGTGCCATTTTCGCACCCAAAACTTTCACTTTTTATCGACTTGAAAATAATGAAGATAGCAGTAAAAATTGGGTGCGAAATAATCAATAGCTATTCAAATTTACTCTTTATAAATTGCGACAACAGGTTTTCCGTCATTACTAATTGTGCCACGATACATACCTTCAGAATTAAAACTCATTGTGTAGTTACCTGTTTTATCTAATACGATAACACCACCACTACCATTAATAGCTTTAACTTCATCAAGTGCATTTTGAGCGGCTTCTTCTAAAGGCAAATTTTTATATTTAACTTGGGCTGCAATATTGAAAGCAGTTAATGTCCTGATAAACATTTCACCAGATCCTGTTGCGGATACAGCAACGGTTTCATTATCAGCATAGTTACCCGCACCAATAATAGGGGAATCACCAACTCGACCATAACGCTTGTTTGTCATTCCTCCCGTAGAAGTTCCTGCCGCTAAGTTACCATGTTGGTCAAGAGCGACTGCACCTACGGTGCCATATTTATAATCGTACATCATAGGGTCAACAAAAAGGGCAGCTGTTTTACCGTCATGATCTAAAACAACTTGTTCTTTTTCTATCGCTTTTTGAAGTTGTTGCCAACGATGTTCAGTTTTAAAATAAGAAGGATCAACAATAGTAAGTCCTTGTTCTTTAGCAAAAATGTCTGCCCCATTTGATACCATCATAACGTGCGGACTTTTTTCCATCACCGCAATGGCTGCGTTAATTGGATTTTTAACCGTAGTTACACCGGCAACAGCGCCAGCTTTACGGGTTTTACCATCCATAATAGAAGCATCTAGTTCATTACGACCATCATGGGTAAAAACGGCACCTTTTCCTGCATTAAATAATGGTGAATCTTCCATAACATTAATGGATTTTTGAACGGCTTCTATGCTAGTGCCTCCACTATTTAAAACAGCATACCCTGCATTTAATGCTTCGGTTAATTTCTCTTTGTACTCTTTTTCTTGTTCTGGTGTGATGGTGTCTTTAGTGATTGTTCCTGCACCACCATGAATAACAAGGCGGATCGGTGTGTCGGATTTTGCAAAAACAGAGGTAGCAAACAGAGTGCAAAGTGTCATTGTGGCGAGTTTATACTTAATATTATTCATATAACCCTTCTTGTTTTTAATTAAAATTGATTTGATATCATCATATGGATTTTACGATCTTGATCTTAAATTCTAATTAATTGCATCAACGTACTTTGATAACTAACTGCAATAATCACTATATAAAAAGTTTAAGACATAAGTGGTCTGAACACCTAATTTTCTTTTTAATTTATCATTCTTCATCATGTAATATTTTGTTTTTTAATGAAGATCCAATAAGTTATACTTTTTGATATTTTTATTAATGAGGGAATAAATATAAATCGTAGCTAATAATGTTTTTTAAAAACAAAAATAATAATGTCATTTTTACTTTTTGTTTTTATTTTATATGATGAAATTTAAAATATAAATTTTACTAAATTATATAATAAATACAGTTTTTGATAATTTTAAATTAGAGAATAACTCAATTATAAATTAAAATTTCATAAAAAAGTTAAGTGATATTTTAATATTAATGAGCGTTTGATAACGTTTTGTTACTATTTCATTTGTATTTTAATGTAACGAAAATTGGTTTTCTATATACAATTTGTGTGTTTCCTCGAATAATCAAAAATAGATGGTGGATTATGTGATAAAAGTACTACATTAATTTGAGTTAAGGTTCTATTATAATGACATAACATTTATAATTCATAAGGTTAGCCTTTAAAACTTTATTTTTTTATAGCGAATGAGTTAGCTTTATCAATACAAATGAACTATTTTTAAATAGATATAAAATAAAAAATTAATAAGTCTCATTATTTAACTATTTTCTTACATACAGCGGATAAACATATTTTTGGTATTCTTTTATGGCTAAAGGAAGGTTAAATAATTTATATGAAAAATCAAAAAAAGAGTCGTTTTTTTGTTTATAGCATCATTCTCGTCGCAGTTGTTGCTGCGGGCGTTTTTTGGTGGAAATCTCAAGCGCCAACACTTCCTTCAGGATTTGCTCAAAGTAATGGGAGAATAGAAGCAACAGAAATTGATATTTCAACGAAAAGTCCGGGAAGAATAGACTCTATTTTAGTTCAAGAAGGTGATTTTGTTAAAGCGGGTGAAGTACTAGCAAACATGGATACCCGAACACTTAAAGAACAACTTCATGAAGTTCAAGCTCAATTAAACCAAGCAAAAAGCAGTGTTGTCACTGCGCAATCTGCATTATCACAACGTAAAAGTGAACAACTTGCAGCCCAAGCCGTCGTTCGCCAACGTATTGCTGAACTTGATGCTGCACAAAAAAGACTTAACCGTTCTCGTGCATTAGTAAAAACGAATGCCATTTCTATTCAACAATTAGATGATGATATTGCAAGAACAGAAGGAGCAAGAGCTGCAGTTGAGGCAGCTAAAGCCCAAGAAACAGCAACTATTGCCGCAATAGAATCGGCTAAAGCAGGGATCATTCAAGCCAATACAAAAGTGGATGCTGCGACGGCAACCGAAAGACGTATTCTGGCGGAATTGGATGACAGCATTTTAAAAGCACCGCGTAATGGTCGTGTTCAATATCGTGTTGCAGAGCCTGGTGAAGTTTTAGGTGCTGGCGGTCGTGTATTAAATATGGTCGATCTAAGTGATGTATATATGACTTTCTTTTTACCAACAGAGGCTGCTGGGCAAGCGGCTTTAGGAAGTGAAGTTCATATTATTTTAGATGCTGCACCTCATATCGTTATTCCCGCAAAAACAACCTATGTTGCCAGTGTTGCTCAATTTACACCCAAAACTGTTGAAACTGATAATGAGCGATTAAAACTCATGTTTCGTGTAAGAGCTCGTATTGCACCTGAATTACTTGAAAAACACCTTGAATATGTCAAAACCGGTTTACCAGGTCGTGCTTATATTCGCTTAGATAACAACCAATCTTGGCCAACTGATTTAGAGGTGAAATTACCACAATGAGTCAAACAATGAGAACGCAAAGCCATTCTCATATCATTGAATTGACTCATGTATCCCAACATTATGGCGATACCAAAGCGCTTGATGATGTGACATTGGCTATTCCTGCTGGAAAAATGGTCGGATTAATTGGCCCTGATGGTGTAGGAAAATCGAGTTTGATCTCTCTT containing:
- a CDS encoding AMP nucleosidase, with amino-acid sequence MSQSHHLEIQAVITKLKEQYQNAVDALRNAIVDYAQDGKLPDVKQRAEGLFAYPQLTVYWSGETKTEDKTRAYGRLSRSGTYSTTITNPALFENYLSEQLQLIADAYYTTFEVSASKQEIPYPFVIDGTGIGFDRKMSASLAKYFPTTDLSKIGDEITDGLICDRDVLPLSHFDALRTDFSLARLKHYTGTLPEDVQPYILFTNYNRYVDEFVRWACEQVADKNSPYCALSCAGFQQITAETVDPEKLISDLTWKKYQMPAYHLIAKEGPGITLVNIGVGPSNAKTICDHLAVLRPHVWLMIGHCGGLRESQQLGDYVLAHAYLRDDHILDDVLPPDIPIPNIAEVQRALYDATKIISGKPGHEIKQRLRTGTVVTTDDRNWELRFSVSARRFNLSRAVAVDMESATIAAQGYRFRVPYGTLLCVSDKPLHGEIKLPGQANHFYEGAVSEHLQIGIESIELLKQEEGSLHSRKLRTFNEPPFR
- a CDS encoding DJ-1/PfpI family protein — translated: MKINILLFDDFETLDAFGPIEIFGRIDEIEMQCISLNGGLIKSNQGIEISTQPISYSDVILIPGGQGTRNLVNNDLMINTIKSLAEKSQWCLTVCTGSALLARTGLLDNKTATSNKRAWDWVISQSEKVLWKKEARWCIDGKYYTSSGVSAGTDMALGFIADRYSHEVAKKLAWQIEYQWHQDKNNDPFWVQ
- a CDS encoding tyrosine-type recombinase/integrase, giving the protein MEFHHDDQELTPETSLVLSEKQALLDLNATFTSPAYTNPAMAYLMSLGSKRSRQTMGSFLTIVAKMIGFSSLKNCQWGALRRHHIQAIIDMLSDANKAPATINTYLAALKGVALEAWAMKQMDTESYQHIRQVKSVRGSRLPKGRALTSSEIRALFRSCEKDNSSKGLRDAAILSVLLGCGLRRSEIVAINYEHIQFRDQAFLVRGKGNKERMSYMPDDTWDRVQLWIDEIRGTQDGPLFTRIRRFDDVTDERITDQAIYYILETRQQESGIDKFAPHDLRRTFASAMLDNGEDIVTVKDAMGHASIMTTQRYDRRGDDRLRKAARHLRF
- a CDS encoding isoaspartyl peptidase/L-asparaginase — its product is MNNIKYKLATMTLCTLFATSVFAKSDTPIRLVIHGGAGTITKDTITPEQEKEYKEKLTEALNAGYAVLNSGGTSIEAVQKSINVMEDSPLFNAGKGAVFTHDGRNELDASIMDGKTRKAGAVAGVTTVKNPINAAIAVMEKSPHVMMVSNGADIFAKEQGLTIVDPSYFKTEHRWQQLQKAIEKEQVVLDHDGKTAALFVDPMMYDYKYGTVGAVALDQHGNLAAGTSTGGMTNKRYGRVGDSPIIGAGNYADNETVAVSATGSGEMFIRTLTAFNIAAQVKYKNLPLEEAAQNALDEVKAINGSGGVIVLDKTGNYTMSFNSEGMYRGTISNDGKPVVAIYKE
- a CDS encoding HlyD family efflux transporter periplasmic adaptor subunit, whose amino-acid sequence is MKNQKKSRFFVYSIILVAVVAAGVFWWKSQAPTLPSGFAQSNGRIEATEIDISTKSPGRIDSILVQEGDFVKAGEVLANMDTRTLKEQLHEVQAQLNQAKSSVVTAQSALSQRKSEQLAAQAVVRQRIAELDAAQKRLNRSRALVKTNAISIQQLDDDIARTEGARAAVEAAKAQETATIAAIESAKAGIIQANTKVDAATATERRILAELDDSILKAPRNGRVQYRVAEPGEVLGAGGRVLNMVDLSDVYMTFFLPTEAAGQAALGSEVHIILDAAPHIVIPAKTTYVASVAQFTPKTVETDNERLKLMFRVRARIAPELLEKHLEYVKTGLPGRAYIRLDNNQSWPTDLEVKLPQ